From Cyanobacteriota bacterium, one genomic window encodes:
- a CDS encoding molybdenum cofactor guanylyltransferase, translating into MSELSALILAGGLSSRMGKDKALSLWQGIPLLQQVCTVAANCCPTIYVITPWPDRYKTLVSNVCWIHEDQPGQGPLVALTQGLMHIPTDWVLLLACDLPCLQATVLQQWAMQLATLPAETLAFAPYHHDRWEPLCAFYRRRAQLSLQAFVQQGGRSFQRWLAQNPVQSIPVEAEMAAMLRNCNTPADLAE; encoded by the coding sequence GTGGGCTAAGTTCCCGCATGGGTAAGGACAAGGCGCTCTCACTCTGGCAGGGAATTCCACTCCTTCAGCAGGTCTGCACTGTAGCAGCTAACTGTTGCCCCACGATTTATGTCATTACCCCCTGGCCAGACCGTTACAAGACCCTAGTTTCAAACGTTTGTTGGATCCATGAAGATCAGCCAGGGCAAGGCCCCCTCGTTGCTCTAACCCAGGGATTAATGCATATACCCACCGATTGGGTGCTGTTACTAGCCTGTGACTTACCTTGCCTACAGGCAACAGTACTGCAACAGTGGGCTATGCAGTTAGCCACTTTGCCTGCCGAGACTCTGGCATTTGCACCTTATCATCACGATCGCTGGGAGCCGCTATGCGCCTTTTACCGGCGACGAGCACAACTTAGTCTCCAAGCATTTGTGCAGCAAGGTGGTCGATCATTTCAGCGATGGCTAGCCCAAAACCCAGTACAATCCATTCCTGTAGAGGCTGAGATGGCCGCTATGCTTAGAAACTGTAACACTCCAGCAGATTTGGCCGAGTAA